One genomic segment of Pseudonocardia sp. T1-2H includes these proteins:
- a CDS encoding (Fe-S)-binding protein — translation MSWLQIVLGVITALSAVVAVALVARTVARMLSIIKLGQPDPTRTGPFGPRFATMLKETLGHTRMLKWSHVGVFHWLVMVGFGGLFLALVEAFGEVWNPTWHLPILGQWGPYSLFVEILGVGTVVGIIPLIIYRQVNHPRRLGRESRFYGSHQGRAYFVEAIVLLEGLGILVVRAAKHSLGVFEVPEWSAPVSIALSNIIPASPDVVTVFATVKVLSATIWLIVLAATPTMGVAWHRFTAFFNIYFKREDDGRKALGNVKPMMSQGKVLDLEEADPDTDTFGVGKVEDFTWKGLLDFTTCTECGRCQSQCPAWNTEKPLSPKLLVNALRDHTYAKAPYLLAGGRTDMAGDEVGITGDDAEARLAAIPESARKEAERPLIGGEDVLGVIDPDILWSCTSCGACVEQCPVDIEHVDHIVDMRRYQVMIESEFPTELSGLFKNLENKGNPWGQNQKDRLDWTKDLPFEVPVFDGELAAETEYLYWVGCAGAYDDNAKKTTKATAELLHRAGVNFVVLGTEETCTGDPARRSGNEFLFQMMAQQTAEVLNSVFEGREPGTRKIVTTCPHCLNSLGREYPQLDGHYEVVHHTQLLNKLVRDGKLVPVASAEPTAPVTYHDPCYLGRHNEVYEEPRQLVGAVATLTEMPRHADRSMCCGAGGARMWMEERIGQRINVTRTTEAIETLDGAGMNGAGGTIAVGCPFCRTMIGDGLTQKQSEGSGEGVQVQDVAQLLLAAVKRGDAPEKPAEAADDATEGDVVQTTETPLTEHADASPADGDEPGADAEPETTPATADAAGTDGPPADTSKADVTTEMNDAALKASDEPGPDDAKASSNGTNGQGPAASAGSDDPKQEDATK, via the coding sequence ATGAGCTGGCTGCAGATCGTCCTCGGCGTGATCACGGCGCTGTCCGCCGTGGTGGCCGTCGCGCTCGTGGCACGCACCGTGGCGAGGATGCTCAGCATCATCAAGCTGGGGCAGCCCGACCCGACGCGCACGGGGCCGTTCGGCCCGCGCTTCGCCACGATGCTGAAAGAGACGCTCGGGCACACCCGGATGCTCAAGTGGAGCCACGTCGGTGTCTTCCACTGGCTGGTCATGGTCGGCTTCGGCGGCCTGTTCCTGGCGCTGGTCGAGGCGTTCGGCGAAGTCTGGAACCCGACCTGGCACCTGCCGATCCTGGGCCAGTGGGGGCCCTACAGCCTCTTCGTGGAGATCCTGGGCGTCGGCACGGTCGTCGGGATCATCCCGCTGATCATCTACCGGCAGGTGAACCATCCGCGCCGGCTGGGCCGCGAGTCCCGCTTCTACGGCTCCCACCAGGGCCGCGCGTACTTCGTCGAGGCGATCGTGCTCCTCGAGGGCCTCGGCATCCTGGTGGTCCGCGCGGCCAAGCACTCGCTCGGCGTCTTCGAGGTGCCCGAGTGGTCCGCGCCGGTGTCGATCGCGCTGAGCAACATCATCCCCGCGTCGCCCGACGTGGTCACCGTCTTCGCGACGGTGAAGGTGCTGTCCGCGACGATCTGGCTGATCGTCCTGGCCGCGACGCCGACGATGGGCGTGGCCTGGCACCGGTTCACCGCGTTCTTCAACATCTACTTCAAGCGCGAGGACGACGGCCGCAAGGCGCTCGGCAACGTCAAGCCGATGATGAGCCAGGGCAAGGTGCTCGACCTGGAGGAGGCGGACCCGGACACGGACACGTTCGGCGTCGGCAAGGTCGAGGACTTCACCTGGAAGGGCCTGCTGGACTTCACGACCTGCACCGAGTGCGGGCGCTGCCAGAGCCAGTGCCCCGCCTGGAACACCGAGAAGCCGCTGTCGCCGAAGCTGCTGGTCAACGCGCTGCGCGATCACACCTACGCCAAGGCGCCGTACCTGCTGGCCGGTGGCCGCACGGACATGGCCGGCGACGAGGTCGGCATCACCGGGGACGACGCCGAGGCGCGGCTCGCCGCGATCCCCGAGTCCGCCCGCAAGGAGGCCGAGCGGCCGCTGATCGGCGGCGAGGACGTCCTCGGGGTCATCGACCCGGACATCCTCTGGTCCTGCACCAGCTGCGGCGCCTGCGTCGAGCAGTGCCCGGTGGACATCGAGCACGTCGACCACATCGTGGACATGCGCCGCTACCAGGTCATGATCGAGTCCGAGTTCCCGACGGAGCTGTCCGGGCTGTTCAAGAACCTGGAGAACAAGGGCAACCCCTGGGGCCAGAACCAGAAGGACCGCCTGGACTGGACCAAGGACCTGCCCTTCGAGGTCCCCGTGTTCGACGGCGAGCTGGCCGCGGAGACCGAGTACCTCTACTGGGTCGGCTGTGCCGGCGCGTACGACGACAACGCCAAGAAGACGACCAAGGCGACGGCGGAGCTCCTGCACCGCGCGGGCGTGAACTTCGTGGTGCTCGGCACCGAGGAGACCTGCACCGGCGACCCGGCGCGGCGCTCGGGCAACGAGTTCCTGTTCCAGATGATGGCGCAGCAGACCGCCGAGGTCCTCAACAGCGTGTTCGAGGGCCGCGAGCCCGGCACCCGCAAGATCGTGACGACCTGCCCGCACTGCCTCAACAGCCTCGGCCGCGAGTACCCGCAGCTCGACGGGCACTACGAGGTCGTGCACCACACGCAGCTGCTGAACAAGCTGGTGCGCGACGGCAAGCTCGTCCCGGTCGCCTCCGCCGAGCCGACGGCGCCGGTCACCTACCACGACCCGTGCTACCTGGGCCGGCACAACGAGGTCTACGAGGAGCCGCGCCAGCTCGTCGGCGCGGTCGCGACGCTGACCGAGATGCCCCGGCACGCGGACCGCTCCATGTGCTGCGGCGCCGGTGGCGCGCGGATGTGGATGGAGGAGCGGATCGGCCAGCGGATCAACGTCACCCGCACCACCGAGGCGATCGAGACCCTCGACGGCGCCGGGATGAACGGAGCGGGCGGCACCATCGCCGTCGGCTGCCCGTTCTGCCGCACGATGATCGGCGACGGTCTGACGCAGAAGCAGAGCGAGGGCTCGGGCGAGGGCGTGCAGGTCCAGGACGTCGCCCAGCTGCTGCTCGCCGCCGTGAAGCGCGGTGACGCCCCGGAGAAGCCGGCCGAGGCCGCCGACGACGCGACCGAGGGCGACGTCGTGCAGACGACGGAGACGCCGCTGACCGAGCACGCCGACGCCTCTCCCGCGGACGGCGACGAGCCGGGTGCGGACGCCGAGCCCGAGACGACCCCGGCAACGGCCGACGCGGCGGGGACGGACGGGCCGCCGGCGGACACGTCGAAGGCGGACGTGACGACGGAGATGAACGACGCCGCGCTGAAGGCCTCGGACGAGCCCGGCCCGGACGATGCGAAGGCCTCGTCGAACGGCACCAACGGTCAGGGCCCGGCTGCGTCGGCCGGCTCGGACGACCCGAAGCAGGAAGACGCCACGAAGTAG
- the dcd gene encoding dCTP deaminase, translating to MLLSDRDLRKELEGGRLVLDPWDEEMLQPSSIDVRLDRFFRVFQNSRYTHIDPALQQDDLTRPHETEDGEPFVLHPGEFVLGSTFESVSLPDDLAGRLEGKSSLGRLGLLTHSTAGFIDPGFTGHITLELSNVANLPITLWPGMKIGQLCLFRLSSPAERPYGSEGVGSRYQGQRGPTPSRAHRNFHRVDTKRD from the coding sequence GTGCTGCTGTCCGACCGCGACCTGCGCAAGGAGCTCGAAGGCGGGCGTCTCGTCCTGGACCCGTGGGACGAGGAGATGCTCCAGCCGTCGAGCATCGACGTCCGGCTGGACCGGTTCTTCCGCGTCTTCCAGAACTCCCGGTACACCCACATCGATCCCGCGCTGCAGCAGGACGACCTCACCCGGCCGCACGAGACCGAGGACGGCGAGCCGTTCGTCCTGCACCCGGGTGAGTTCGTGCTGGGCTCCACGTTCGAGTCGGTCAGCCTGCCCGACGACCTGGCCGGACGCCTGGAGGGCAAGTCCAGCCTCGGCCGTCTCGGTCTGCTGACGCACTCCACCGCAGGCTTCATCGACCCCGGCTTCACGGGGCACATCACGCTGGAGCTGTCGAACGTGGCGAACCTGCCGATCACGCTCTGGCCGGGCATGAAGATCGGTCAGCTGTGCCTGTTCCGGCTCTCCAGCCCCGCCGAGCGCCCGTACGGCAGCGAGGGCGTCGGCTCCCGCTACCAGGGGCAACGGGGTCCGACGCCCTCGCGGGCCCACCGCAACTTCCACCGCGTGGACACGAAGCGGGACTAG
- a CDS encoding UDP-N-acetylglucosamine 2-epimerase gives MTAFDPLLGPLPPQDHDHDVLLIAGSRPEVARLAPVAAAFAAADRIRAITVASGADPMRVDIAWEDLAVPAEITHLLGRLPGPNPAEIASSLMTRLDALLVEQDPTAIVVYGGGMTATVAAQVAYWRQIPVIHMQAGTATDDLLCPFPQEANRRIIGQLASLVLAAGGSERAGSGPNVIVTGDPLHANPAPSDLRFVELMDRIRNGSRHLVLVNLQRPRSAGVLDGLPGLLAREADTEVVVWGTQAGSDASLDLARHERVIVVPGIALTELVRLAPLSAVVVSDDDQLVADAPGLGAPAVHVEGTGIPEPGDSIRSISVAAVMSTVEQMLRATPRVEEYDGLEAARVEQAVAWMFGLSPSSKLPAPQASGG, from the coding sequence ATGACGGCATTCGACCCGCTCCTGGGGCCGCTCCCGCCCCAGGACCACGATCACGACGTCCTGCTCATCGCGGGATCGCGGCCCGAGGTCGCGCGGCTCGCGCCGGTGGCGGCGGCGTTCGCCGCGGCGGACCGGATCCGGGCCATCACGGTCGCCAGCGGCGCGGACCCGATGCGCGTGGACATCGCGTGGGAGGACCTCGCCGTCCCGGCGGAGATCACCCACCTCCTCGGCCGGCTGCCCGGGCCGAACCCGGCGGAGATCGCGTCGTCGTTGATGACCAGGCTGGACGCGCTGCTCGTCGAGCAGGACCCCACCGCGATCGTCGTGTACGGCGGCGGGATGACGGCCACGGTCGCGGCGCAGGTCGCGTACTGGCGGCAGATCCCGGTGATCCACATGCAGGCCGGCACCGCCACGGACGACCTGCTCTGCCCGTTCCCGCAGGAGGCGAACCGGCGGATCATCGGCCAGCTCGCGTCGCTCGTCCTCGCCGCGGGCGGTTCCGAGCGGGCGGGGTCCGGGCCCAACGTGATCGTCACCGGGGACCCCCTGCACGCGAACCCCGCGCCGTCCGACCTGCGCTTCGTCGAGCTGATGGACCGGATCCGCAACGGCAGCCGGCACCTGGTGCTCGTCAACCTGCAACGGCCCCGTTCGGCCGGCGTGCTGGACGGCCTGCCCGGGCTGCTCGCACGGGAGGCGGACACCGAGGTCGTCGTCTGGGGGACGCAGGCCGGGTCGGACGCGAGCCTGGACCTCGCGCGGCACGAGCGTGTGATCGTCGTTCCCGGCATCGCCCTCACCGAGCTCGTTCGGCTGGCCCCGCTCAGCGCGGTCGTCGTCTCGGACGACGACCAGCTGGTCGCGGACGCGCCCGGGCTCGGCGCCCCCGCCGTCCACGTCGAGGGCACGGGGATCCCGGAGCCCGGGGACTCGATCCGCAGCATCTCGGTCGCCGCGGTGATGAGCACGGTCGAGCAGATGCTGCGCGCCACGCCCCGGGTCGAGGAGTACGACGGGCTGGAGGCGGCCCGCGTCGAACAGGCCGTCGCGTGGATGTTCGGGCTCTCCCCGTCGTCGAAGCTGCCCGCACCGCAGGCGAGCGGCGGCTGA
- a CDS encoding alpha/beta hydrolase codes for MAASVAPDNGRTCTTSKLPVDLQPGVVVAPGSDLGLTLDKEKSDQFVVVKLCMPEGRSPKAVQVLTHGITYDHRYWNIADPANPEADTYSWEAAANKAGYATAAIDRIGNGESSHPLSTFVDITSNATALHNVVQALRAGDVEGQKAAFDEVALVGHSYGSFTSMIEASRFKDVDAVMLTGFTHKVNTRTPVNIETSDYPAVLDPQFAGESLDPGYITPRPGTHRGLYYAPSTDVDPRIIERDEATKGTVTQSELVNYPIVENTPLQIDVPVFIINGDKDGIFCNQEPLDLGTDCSSPERVVEQEKPFFPEAPSVDAEVIKGPGHDLNAFYQAPEAFQASMDWLQGKVPADE; via the coding sequence GTGGCCGCGTCCGTCGCCCCCGACAACGGGCGCACCTGCACCACCAGCAAGCTGCCGGTGGACCTGCAGCCGGGCGTCGTGGTCGCCCCGGGCTCGGACCTGGGTCTGACGCTCGACAAGGAGAAGAGCGACCAGTTCGTGGTCGTGAAGCTGTGCATGCCGGAGGGCAGGTCGCCCAAGGCGGTGCAGGTGCTGACGCACGGCATCACCTACGACCACCGCTACTGGAACATCGCCGATCCGGCGAACCCCGAGGCCGATACGTACTCGTGGGAGGCGGCCGCCAACAAGGCCGGCTACGCCACCGCGGCCATCGACCGGATCGGTAACGGCGAGTCCAGCCACCCGCTGTCGACCTTCGTCGACATCACCTCGAACGCCACCGCACTGCACAACGTGGTCCAGGCCCTGCGCGCCGGCGACGTCGAGGGCCAGAAGGCTGCGTTCGACGAGGTCGCGCTTGTCGGGCACTCCTACGGCAGCTTCACCAGCATGATCGAGGCCTCCCGCTTCAAGGACGTCGACGCGGTGATGCTCACCGGATTCACGCACAAGGTGAACACCCGCACCCCGGTGAACATCGAGACCAGCGACTACCCGGCGGTCCTGGACCCGCAGTTCGCGGGCGAGTCGCTCGACCCGGGCTACATCACCCCCCGCCCCGGTACGCACCGCGGCCTCTACTACGCACCGAGCACCGACGTCGACCCGCGGATCATCGAACGCGACGAGGCCACCAAGGGCACGGTCACCCAGAGCGAGCTGGTGAACTACCCGATCGTCGAGAACACTCCACTGCAGATCGACGTGCCGGTGTTCATCATCAACGGCGACAAGGACGGGATCTTCTGCAACCAGGAGCCGCTGGACCTGGGCACCGACTGCTCCTCCCCGGAGCGCGTCGTGGAGCAGGAGAAGCCGTTCTTCCCCGAGGCCCCGTCGGTCGACGCCGAGGTCATCAAGGGCCCGGGCCACGACCTGAACGCCTTCTATCAGGCCCCGGAGGCCTTCCAGGCGTCGATGGACTGGCTGCAGGGCAAGGTTCCCGCCGACGAGTAG
- a CDS encoding DoxX family protein — MNVVGWILQIVLAVAFLAAGGMKLARPKPALVAAGMGYADDFADGSIKAIGMIEIVGAVGLILPWLLDVAPILTPIAAVGLAAVMAGAVVVHIRRKEQFVPPLVLGLLALVLAVIRFAS, encoded by the coding sequence ATGAACGTCGTCGGTTGGATCCTGCAGATCGTGCTCGCCGTGGCCTTCCTGGCCGCGGGCGGGATGAAGCTCGCGCGGCCGAAGCCGGCCCTGGTGGCCGCGGGCATGGGCTACGCCGACGACTTCGCCGACGGCTCGATCAAGGCCATCGGCATGATCGAGATCGTCGGCGCTGTCGGTCTGATCCTTCCCTGGCTCCTGGACGTCGCGCCGATCCTCACGCCGATCGCGGCTGTCGGGCTCGCAGCCGTGATGGCGGGCGCCGTGGTCGTCCACATCCGCCGCAAGGAGCAGTTCGTCCCGCCGCTCGTGTTGGGCCTGTTGGCTCTCGTCCTCGCGGTCATCCGCTTCGCCTCCTAG
- a CDS encoding GNAT family N-acetyltransferase — MRIRAGTPADRPVLRRIAVAAKGHWSYGPEFLARFAAVIVPDDDYVTRRDVRVLEDDDGTPIGFSAILHGGVAVLDDLWVVPEHIGSGIGAMLFDDAVSRAAARGATRMEWEAEPYAVGFYERQGATVVGRVTSELGRETPVMRILLVPASPVEAP, encoded by the coding sequence GTGCGGATCCGTGCTGGCACCCCGGCGGACCGGCCCGTACTGCGGCGCATCGCCGTCGCGGCGAAGGGCCACTGGTCCTACGGCCCGGAGTTCCTGGCCCGGTTCGCGGCGGTGATCGTCCCCGACGACGACTACGTGACCCGCCGGGACGTCCGCGTGCTCGAGGACGACGACGGCACGCCCATCGGGTTCAGCGCGATCCTGCACGGCGGCGTCGCGGTCCTCGACGACCTCTGGGTCGTCCCGGAGCACATCGGCTCCGGAATCGGCGCGATGCTCTTCGACGACGCCGTCTCCCGCGCCGCGGCCCGGGGCGCGACCCGGATGGAGTGGGAGGCCGAGCCCTACGCCGTCGGGTTCTACGAGCGGCAGGGGGCGACGGTGGTCGGGCGCGTGACGTCCGAGCTGGGCCGGGAGACGCCGGTGATGCGGATCTTGCTGGTCCCGGCGTCACCGGTGGAGGCACCGTAG
- a CDS encoding alpha/beta fold hydrolase — MPFLNVGTENDRPIELYYEDHGSGKPVVLIHGWPLSGRSWEKQVPALVDAGHRVITYDRRGFGKSSQPWEGYNYDTFAADLHALLIHLDAREATLVGFSMGGGEVVRYLSAHGSDRVAKAVLAAAVPPYLYRSEDNPDGGLDDATIEQFRNGVKADRIAFLDDFTRTFFAAGDRTDLVSEVNREYHRDMAAIASPKGTLDCITAFGRTDFRKDVEAVDVPTLVIHGDADAIVPFEVSGKRSAETIRNSTTVVIEGGPHGLNATHPEEFNRALLEFLDS, encoded by the coding sequence ATGCCTTTCCTCAACGTCGGCACCGAGAACGACCGCCCGATCGAGCTGTACTACGAGGACCACGGCTCCGGGAAGCCCGTGGTCCTGATCCACGGCTGGCCACTGTCCGGCCGCTCCTGGGAGAAGCAGGTCCCCGCGCTGGTCGACGCCGGGCACCGCGTCATCACCTACGACCGCCGCGGCTTCGGGAAGTCCTCGCAGCCGTGGGAGGGCTACAACTACGACACCTTCGCCGCGGACCTCCATGCGCTGCTCATCCACCTCGACGCCAGGGAGGCGACGCTCGTGGGCTTCTCGATGGGCGGCGGCGAGGTCGTCCGGTACCTGAGCGCGCACGGCTCGGACCGGGTCGCCAAGGCCGTGCTCGCGGCGGCCGTCCCGCCGTACCTCTACAGGTCCGAGGACAACCCGGACGGCGGCCTCGACGACGCGACGATCGAGCAGTTCCGGAACGGCGTGAAGGCGGACCGCATCGCCTTCCTGGACGACTTCACCCGGACCTTCTTCGCCGCGGGCGACAGGACGGACCTGGTCAGCGAGGTCAACCGGGAGTACCACCGCGACATGGCCGCGATCGCGTCGCCGAAGGGCACGCTGGACTGCATCACCGCGTTCGGCCGCACGGACTTCCGCAAGGACGTCGAGGCCGTCGACGTCCCGACGCTCGTCATCCATGGCGACGCGGACGCCATCGTCCCGTTCGAGGTCAGCGGCAAGCGCTCCGCCGAGACGATCAGGAACAGCACGACGGTCGTGATCGAGGGCGGGCCGCACGGGCTCAACGCGACCCACCCCGAGGAGTTCAACCGGGCGCTCCTGGAGTTCCTCGACAGCTGA
- a CDS encoding alpha/beta fold hydrolase yields MSTFEHGELTIHYEETGSGFPVLLLAPGGLSSAIDLWDRAPWNPVEQLSPHFRVIAMDQRNAGRSFAPVHASDGWPSYTADQLALLDHLGVDRFHVLGMCIGGAFILSLIHTAPERVAAAVALQPIGLEGNRDLFLTAFDTFADDRRDAHPEAGPEDWAGFRDNLYGGDDVLWSVPGSEIAAFPTPILVLMGDDEHHPQSASRHLVERAPNASLVESWKSEADRPAAREAVEKFLAGHST; encoded by the coding sequence ATGTCGACCTTCGAGCACGGCGAGCTGACCATTCACTACGAGGAGACCGGGTCCGGGTTCCCCGTCCTGCTGCTCGCGCCGGGCGGCCTGAGCTCCGCGATCGACCTCTGGGACCGGGCGCCCTGGAACCCGGTCGAACAGCTCTCCCCGCACTTCCGCGTCATCGCGATGGACCAGCGCAACGCCGGCCGCTCCTTCGCCCCGGTACACGCGTCGGACGGTTGGCCCAGCTACACCGCGGACCAGCTCGCGTTGCTGGACCACCTGGGCGTCGACCGGTTCCACGTCCTGGGCATGTGCATCGGCGGCGCGTTCATCCTCAGCCTGATCCACACCGCGCCGGAGCGCGTCGCGGCCGCGGTGGCCCTGCAGCCGATCGGGCTCGAGGGCAACCGGGACCTCTTCCTCACCGCGTTCGACACGTTCGCGGACGACAGGCGCGACGCCCACCCGGAGGCCGGTCCCGAGGACTGGGCCGGCTTCAGGGACAACCTCTACGGCGGGGACGACGTGCTGTGGAGTGTTCCAGGATCCGAGATCGCCGCGTTCCCGACGCCGATCCTCGTGCTCATGGGCGACGACGAGCACCACCCGCAGAGCGCGTCGCGGCACCTGGTGGAGAGGGCGCCGAACGCGTCGCTCGTCGAGTCCTGGAAGTCCGAGGCGGACCGGCCGGCCGCCCGCGAGGCCGTCGAGAAGTTCCTGGCCGGACATTCCACCTGA